The Thermococcus sp. region GGGTTCTCGGAACACCACGGAAGAGGAGCAAAGGCTACATGGTCTCTCAGATTGCCGGTTGGTTCCTTGCCGGAATGCTCGCGTTCGTATTTTCGCTCGCAACACCAGCTCAGTATGAGTTCAAGACGGCGGAGTTCATGCTCCTTCTCGCGGGCCTAGGCGTCGGCTTCATGGCACTCTCCTCCTTACTCTTCCTCAGACGGATCGAGTGGCCGCAGGTGCTCGTCTCTATAATAACCCTCTCCGCATTATACCCCCTGGCCCATTTGGAGGGCGCCATGAATCCTCAGGCCTTCTCTGTCATGGTGGTCTCAGCTTCCTTTGCCTTTGGGGGGTTCCTCTACGTCAAAAGGGCCATGAGGGAGTGAGATGAAGGTCGAGAGGCTCAGGGAGCTGGCAGATTCACCGCTCGGAAACCCGACTAGGTTAGCGATAGCCCTATACCTCCTATCCCGCGAGAGGACGACCTTCATCGAGCTCGCCAAGGCCTTAAATTTCACCCCAGGGAACCTGGAGTTCCACCTCAAGGCACTTGAAAAGGCCGGCCTCGTGAGAACCTACTACGGCTTCGGCAAAAGGCCAAGGAAGTTCGTCGAGCTGACCGAGAGGGGCACGGACGAGCTGGA contains the following coding sequences:
- a CDS encoding transcriptional regulator → MKVERLRELADSPLGNPTRLAIALYLLSRERTTFIELAKALNFTPGNLEFHLKALEKAGLVRTYYGFGKRPRKFVELTERGTDELEKAMRILREVVGGD